AAGCGCATTAACGAGCTGATGGATCAGTTCATCCATCACCTCTTTATGAGCTACACCCAGTTCAAGGACGATCTGATCCGGGTGCAGCGGGAAATGGTGGAGGATCTTTCGGCCCCGATCATACCGCTTACGGCGTCCACATCGATACTTCCGTTAATCGGTTTCGTCGATACCTCCCGCGCAAACACCATTGAGGATAAAGTCATCACGCAGATCGGAAATTACCGCATCGAAACGCTGATTATCGACCTGTCCGGCGTGATAAACATGGAACCGGAAGTGATCAAACAATTGATCAACGTCATTGACGGGGTTAAAATGATGGGCTGCCACGTCGTCATCACGGGACTGAGGCCGGATGTCGTGAAAACGATGATCCGCTCGGGGCTCAGCTTTGAAAGCAAAGCGACGACGAAAGGAACTCTCCAGCAAGCAATCGTCGATCACATCGGGGTCGCATTATCCTGAGCCAAGCAGCCTTCCCAAGGCTGCTTTTTTAGGTTCAAACGGCCGCACTGAAAATTAAACAGGCCGCCTCTCCCGGAAATCGGGCAGGACAGCCTGCGATCCTTTATCTTTTGCTGGAATCGAACGGTTCCCCCGCCGCCTTGGGCGCATTCGACGACTTCGAGAAGACGATCAGCGCAAGCAGCGTCACCGCATAAGGAAATACTTTCAATATGACGGGAGGAATGGCGGACAGCGACGGAATGACCTGCGATACGTTGGCCACCGTGCTGGCGAACCCGAAAAACATCGTCGCCGCCAGCACGCCGAGCGGCTTCCACTGCCCGAAGATGAGCGAAGCAAGCGCCAGAAAGCCGAGACCGGCGACGCTGCCGGTAAATTCGCCCGCGTATGTCACCATGATGACGGCCCCGCCGAGACCGGCGAACGCCCCCGAGATCATGACGCCGACGTAGCGCATCCAGCGGACGCGGATTCCCGCGGCCTCGGCGGCTTGCGGATATTCGCCGCAGGCGCGCAGGCGAAGGCCGAACGGCGTTTTGTACAGCACGAACGAGCTGATAAAGACGATCAGCAGCACGAGCCAGGTGGTCGGATACGTTTTGGCGAAGAGCAGCGGCCCGAGAACGGGAATCTTGACCAGCCCGGGAATGTCGAACGGCACGAAACCGCTCGTGATGCGAATATTGCCGCTCCCGGTCATATTTCTCGCCAAAAAGACGGTCAGCGCTCCGGCGATCATGTTGATCGCGGTGCCGCTGATGATCTGATTGGCGTTCAGATTGATGCTCGCAAACGCATGCAGCAGGGAAAACAAAATGCCGGCGACCGTGGCGACCAGCAGGCCGACCCACAGCACAAAAGGCTGGCCGGGCCAAAGCTGCTGCATTTTGAAAATGACGAAAGCGCCGACGAACGAACCCATGATCATTAGCCCTTCCAGGCCGATGTTGACGACGCCGCTTCGTTCGCTGAACAGCGCGCCGAGCGCGGTAATGAGCAGCGGCACGGTGAAGACGATCGCATACGGGAAAATTTGCTCAAGGGTAGTCCACATGGTCCGGCACCACCTTCCTTCCTTTGGCCGCCCGGCGTCCGGCAATCGCCCGGATCCACCGTTCGATCAGGATGCCCGCTGCGGCGAAATAAATGATGATGGCAATGATCGAATCGGCAATTTCCGGCGGAATTTCCGTCATCGCGTTCATAAAACCTCTTCCCGAATACAGCAGCCCGAAAAAGACTGCGGAAGCGAGCACGCCGAGCGGAGAGCTCGCGCCCAGCAAAGCTACGGCAATACCGTCAAAACCTTGGCTCGGCAGGATGCCGATCTGGATGCTCGACGCATTGCCCGCATACAGCGCGACGCCGCCGAGGCCGGCAAGGGCGCCGGAGATGAGCATCGACAGCACGATGCCGCGGTTGACGGCGATGCCTGCATATTCAGCGGCATGCCGGTTAAAGCCGACCGCCTTCAGCTCGTAGCCGAGCGTCGTTTTGCCGATCACGAAGGCAATCACGGCGACGGCAGCAAGCGCGATGAACAAGCCGAGGTTGATGTACGAACCTCCGAACAGGTCGGAAAGGAACGGATTCCTCAGCAGCGCGGCCTCCGGTAGCTGTTTCGACTCCGTTTCCAGGTAATCGCCTTTGAAATAAGACGGGACGGCATAATAGACCGTCCAATAACATATCCAGTTCATCATGATCGTCGAGACGACCTCGTGTACGTTAAACTTCGCTTTCAATATGCCGGGAATCAGACCCCATAGGGCTCCGCCAACCATGCCCGCGACGACCATCAATAGCAGCAGCAGCGCTCTCGGCAGGTCCATCGTCAGGCCGATCGCCGTCGCACAAAAGCCGCCGAACAGCATTTGCCCGGCCGCCCCGATATTAAACAAGCCGGTGCGGAAAGCGAAGGCCACAGACAGGCCGGTAAAAATAAGCGGAGTTGCGGTTGCCAGCGTGTTGCCGATTCTTTCCGGGTTTTTGAGGCCTCCCTCGACCAGGAATTTATAGCCCTGCAGCGGATTGTGGCCGGTGACGGCCATCAGCAGCGCTCCCGCAAGCAGCCCGAGCAGAACGGCAAGAAGCGATTTGACGCTGTTGTTCATGCGATGCCCTCCTCTGTCCTCAGGCCGGCGATCATCAGTCCCAGCTCCTGTTCGCCCGTTTCCGCAGCCTGCACGATCCCTACGAGCTCCCCGCCATTCAGGACGGCGATCCGATCCGATACGTTCAGGATCTCGTCCAGCTCCAACGACACGAGCAGCACCGCTTTTCCGTTATCTCGGTGCTCGATGAGCCGTTTGTGGATGTATTCGATCGAGCCTACATCAAGCCCCCGTGTCGGCTGCACGGCGATGAGCAGATCGGGATCGCGCTCCATCTCCCGCCCGATAATCGCCTTCTGCTGGTTGCCGCCGGACAACGACCGCGTAATCGAGGAGCCGCCGGTTCCGGAGCGAACGTCGAAGCTGCGGATGATATGATCGGCATGCTTTCGAATGGCCGCCCGCTGAAGCAGGCCGCTCTTGGAATATGGCGGACGGTTGTACACTTCCAAAATCATGTTGTCCTCCAGCGTGTAATCGAGCACGAGTCCGCGCTTCTGCCGGTCTTCCGGGATATGGCCAACGCCTCCCTGAATCCGCTCGCGGATGGACAGGCGGGTGATGTCTTGTCCGTTCAGCGAAATGCTTCCGGACTCGACATTCCTCAGACCGGTAATGGCCTCCACCAGCTCCGTCTGCCCGTTGCCTTCCACACCGGCAATGCCGACGATTTCCCCGGCCCGCACCTCCAGGGAAACTTTCCTCAGCCCCTCGACTCCTTTGTTGTTCTTCACCACAAGCGACTCCACCCGGAGTACCGTTCGGCCGGGATTGCTCTCCTTTTTGTTCACCTTAAACGTCACCTGCCTGCCGACCATCATCTCCGCCATCACCGCTTCGCTCGTGCCGGCGACATCGACGGTTCCGATCATTTTCCCACGGCGGATGACGGTGCAGCGGTCGGCGACCGCCTTGATCTCCTTCAGCTTGTGCGTGATCAAAATGATCGACTTGCCCTCCCGGATCAGGCTGCGCATAATGCCCTGCAAATCCTCGATTTCCTGGGGCGTGAGCACGGCGGTCGGTTCGTCGAATATAAGCACCTCCGCGCTTCTGTACAGCATCTTGAGAATTTCGACTCTTTGCTGCATGCCCACGGAAATATCTTCAATTTTCGCATACGGATCCACATTGAGGCCGTAACGCGACGACAGCTCCTTGATGCGCCCCGCTGCCGAATCGATATCGAGCACAAGCCCTTTGCGCGGCTCCAGCCCGAGGATGATGTTCTCGGTGACGGTAAACGTATCGACCAGCTTGAAATGCTGATGCACCATGCCGATGCCGAGCCTGCCCGCCACGTTCGGGTTCGCGATCTTGACCTCTTTGCCGTTCACCTTGATGACACCGCGGTCCGGCTGGTACATGCCGAACAAAATGCTCATCAGCGTCGACTTGCCCGCTCCGTTTTCACCGAGCAAAGCGTGAATTTCGCCTTTTTTCAGCGTAAGCGTAATATCGTCGTTGGCGACGATGCCCGGAAACTCCTTGCGAATGTTCAGCATCTCGATGGCGTACTCCATCTTTCGCCCTCCTTATATCGGGTCTCCCCAAAAATCGTTCCCGTACCACAAAAAAAAGACGGAAACGGTCCGTCTTTTTTTGTTTTGAACGCATTACTTGATCAAGGAGCCTTGCTCGGCGGCGACTTTGATTTCGCCGGATTTGATTTTCGCGGCTACGTCCGCTACCTTTTTCACCGTGTCGTCGCTCAGGTTCGGGTTTTTGTCCGGAATGCCTACGCCGTCGTTTTTCGAATCCATCGTCAGCGTTTTGCCGCCCGGGAACTTGCCTTCCGCTTCCGCTTTAACCATATCGTATGCGGCGTGATCGATCTTCTTCATCGCCGATGTCAGAATGACCGATTTGTCGCCCGAATACACGCCGTCCTTGTATTGGTCTACGTCGACGCCGACGATCCAGGCCGTCTTGCCTGCGTTTGCGCGGGTTTTCGCCTCGTTGATGGCGCCTACGCCAACGCCTCCCGCCGCAGCGAAGATGACATTGACGCCGCGGTCGAACATTTGTGCCGCGAGCTGGCCGCCTGCCGCCACGTTATCGAAGGAACCTTGGTAAATGACGTTTTCCTGCTTGATCGTCAGCTTTGTGCCGAGCTTTTCATTCGCATAGTTCACGCCCTGCTGGAAGCCCCAGTTGAACTTTTGCACCGGAGGAATGCTCATGCCGCCGATAAAGCCGGCTTGACCTTCCTTGAGCTGCACCGCCGTAGCAACACCGGCCAAGAACCCTGCCTCGTGCTCCGCGAAGAAGATCGATACGGTGTTCTCCTTCACGACCGGTTTATTGTCCCCGGCATGCGGCGATCCGTCGATCAGCACGAATTTTGCATCTTTATACTTGTCCTGCGCTTTGAAAATCGACGTCTCGAATTTAAAGCCGGGCGTCACGATAAATTTAAAGCCGGCATCATACAGATTGCCGATTTCTTTTGTATAGTCGGCCTCGGTGGTGCCGGTGGGTT
The window above is part of the Paenibacillus hamazuiensis genome. Proteins encoded here:
- a CDS encoding ABC transporter permease, whose protein sequence is MWTTLEQIFPYAIVFTVPLLITALGALFSERSGVVNIGLEGLMIMGSFVGAFVIFKMQQLWPGQPFVLWVGLLVATVAGILFSLLHAFASINLNANQIISGTAINMIAGALTVFLARNMTGSGNIRITSGFVPFDIPGLVKIPVLGPLLFAKTYPTTWLVLLIVFISSFVLYKTPFGLRLRACGEYPQAAEAAGIRVRWMRYVGVMISGAFAGLGGAVIMVTYAGEFTGSVAGLGFLALASLIFGQWKPLGVLAATMFFGFASTVANVSQVIPSLSAIPPVILKVFPYAVTLLALIVFSKSSNAPKAAGEPFDSSKR
- a CDS encoding ABC transporter ATP-binding protein codes for the protein MEYAIEMLNIRKEFPGIVANDDITLTLKKGEIHALLGENGAGKSTLMSILFGMYQPDRGVIKVNGKEVKIANPNVAGRLGIGMVHQHFKLVDTFTVTENIILGLEPRKGLVLDIDSAAGRIKELSSRYGLNVDPYAKIEDISVGMQQRVEILKMLYRSAEVLIFDEPTAVLTPQEIEDLQGIMRSLIREGKSIILITHKLKEIKAVADRCTVIRRGKMIGTVDVAGTSEAVMAEMMVGRQVTFKVNKKESNPGRTVLRVESLVVKNNKGVEGLRKVSLEVRAGEIVGIAGVEGNGQTELVEAITGLRNVESGSISLNGQDITRLSIRERIQGGVGHIPEDRQKRGLVLDYTLEDNMILEVYNRPPYSKSGLLQRAAIRKHADHIIRSFDVRSGTGGSSITRSLSGGNQQKAIIGREMERDPDLLIAVQPTRGLDVGSIEYIHKRLIEHRDNGKAVLLVSLELDEILNVSDRIAVLNGGELVGIVQAAETGEQELGLMIAGLRTEEGIA
- a CDS encoding BMP family lipoprotein codes for the protein MKKGVTVLTSVALSIALLAGCASTADKGGGTGTGAGTANSGGAATPAKTFKVGMVTDAGTIDDKSFNQGTWEGILKAADELKLEKKYLKPTGTTEADYTKEIGNLYDAGFKFIVTPGFKFETSIFKAQDKYKDAKFVLIDGSPHAGDNKPVVKENTVSIFFAEHEAGFLAGVATAVQLKEGQAGFIGGMSIPPVQKFNWGFQQGVNYANEKLGTKLTIKQENVIYQGSFDNVAAGGQLAAQMFDRGVNVIFAAAGGVGVGAINEAKTRANAGKTAWIVGVDVDQYKDGVYSGDKSVILTSAMKKIDHAAYDMVKAEAEGKFPGGKTLTMDSKNDGVGIPDKNPNLSDDTVKKVADVAAKIKSGEIKVAAEQGSLIK
- a CDS encoding ABC transporter permease translates to MNNSVKSLLAVLLGLLAGALLMAVTGHNPLQGYKFLVEGGLKNPERIGNTLATATPLIFTGLSVAFAFRTGLFNIGAAGQMLFGGFCATAIGLTMDLPRALLLLLMVVAGMVGGALWGLIPGILKAKFNVHEVVSTIMMNWICYWTVYYAVPSYFKGDYLETESKQLPEAALLRNPFLSDLFGGSYINLGLFIALAAVAVIAFVIGKTTLGYELKAVGFNRHAAEYAGIAVNRGIVLSMLISGALAGLGGVALYAGNASSIQIGILPSQGFDGIAVALLGASSPLGVLASAVFFGLLYSGRGFMNAMTEIPPEIADSIIAIIIYFAAAGILIERWIRAIAGRRAAKGRKVVPDHVDYP